aaaactgtatttaccttggcatagctgaataataagagttctgtacatggaaatgacataccgtgagcctcaaacaccattgtttcctcctccttatgtaggctaaatctcgtgaataaaaaaagaccactgaaaaataggcaaatcagaacataacaccgactgtgacgtaacagtcaggatcactaatagttatgcccccaacatttgcatgttctaggccagccgccagccgaaccatcagaagttctgcaggtattgtgaagaaacaagcgaggacaacagcgaaaatggcagataatggaaataaatattatgttccaggctgtgcaggggatgtgaagtgcagggatgggttggtgtctgtattcagaaaggcacagaaagcaaataacgtgttctaataaaataacacaagccactaaagggacatggttagcttgCTAAcagtagcctgttacattgcattacataagatttcacttaccacataaacagagtaaggagagatgactgaggatgatggcgaataatttacagatcctgaacaccactgacaagcatctgatcttgtaaaatgtggtAAGTAGCCTACTgctgctccatagtataaacagagtttgtgcAATTGCGAATCtcgaaaatgaaagtaaaaagcgatcttgcatttgaaagcagtttcagtgccccgcatattaatagtggctccctgatgcccacattttatatacagaatAATTACACGACGATATAATCttgcgagagaaagtattgaaatatatatatacctcCCTGTGTTCCCTTCCTGCTGTGAGCTACTAAAATGagctgcactgtgaaacagccaatcagaacagagccacactgtgaaacagccaatcaaagcagagctcaacattattattcatgacccttccaaataagccaataacagaccatttcattctaggaagaaatcctagggttgtaaatgcacatgtaaaaccgtttctggagaatttttgcccttacctaagccacttctatgtagatatcagagaacaatttataatcaatgcattttatggcacctttaaaatgCAGCACATGTAATACTATTAAATAGGGCTCATACAACttaaatacaatatacaataaatcAAACACCGTGATCAAAAGAATGTCAAGCTGTCACAAATAATGTTTAAGTGCAAGTTCAAAACAGAATAAAGCTGAAAACAGTATTGTTTAATGTTAAGATTTATACTCTGTGACAGAAATTAGATCTGAATGCAGCCATTCTCTGGAACTGGAATACAGCAAGAGAACTGAATTGTGATTGAATCAATGTGTTGTTTACTTTCAATGACAAAGCGAACAGGACAAGGGAGATAATGGAAAAGTCAAAACACTTAttaatacacaatacacacaataCTGAAACGGGAGGATTACAGATGCAAAGGTAAATAGGTCCACCTTGAATGCTGCTGTTTttatgtacataaaaaaaaacaaatacaaaaaactaCAGAACAGCGTCCAGTTCTAATAGTTCTGTGTCCATTATTCAATTAGACACAATTAGGCACAGGCTGTTTAGGCCATTAGTTTTGTCTGAATGTCTTTATATTAGAGACATCTTGTCATGTTATGCAAAGTGTTAAACAACAGAATAAACTGgaataaacaacaaaagacataAACATGCCCATAATGActacaaaataattacataaaattatatCACTTAGAaccattatgcataatttagaaTACACTATATAAAACATCATAACATCAAAACATGcattaacactttacaataaacaacagacattttatttacagttatttttatttatttaaccataACTTCTGTTTATTATGAACAAACATAAACGAACAATGGTAATATATAATATCagcttactgtaaatatatagtACCATTGTTAGTACCCTGGTATTACACCACAGAGaaccttcaaaataaaaataaaaatttgaatgaaaatattttctgaaatgtataTCAAATATAAACACAGAGATAGAGAATCAAACTCCAGTTTTTAAAGCTTATGTATACTAGCTTAGCAGCGTCCTGTTCAAACACAATTGTGCAACACAATATGCAAACCTTCAGCATTATTATCGTTAACATTTTCACCAACTAACAGAAATGAGCTGTGAAGTTCTGAAACGACTAGCAGTTTAAGATCTTTGTATGTAGTATGATCTAGCAGTATGATTTAAGTGGATTGAACTCCTCGGTGAGGCTGATGTGTGTCAATTACTCTGTAGATGTGCATTTGACAGTACAATGACTGCTAACTTACCTAAAGAGATAGAAGGCTTGTTGGCACCAAAATAGCCTTAAATGAACCAGTCAAAACATTTAGACTCAGATGATTCAGTATATAAAGAGAAACAACATGATTTTACACATAATTtagataaaataatatattgtgaCCAAAACAGatacaatttaatgcataagcACCtaaatttagtcatttaaagACTTCATAATGAAGGTTTCATATGAATAAAAAACCTTCATAGACAGTGTCAACATGTAAACCACCACTCAAAAGTTAGGGgtcaatatgatttttaaaaatgtttttgctcagaaaaaaactttttgcgTCTGAAAGCTGACTTGCTGCCTCGCTGCCTTGTGAGGCAATGATTTTGCAGGCAGCGTTTTTGCACGAAGGCACATCATGAAACTGATTTCGGACAGGCTTCTGAGGTAGCGCAACGGTTCAATGATCTACAACAAATTACAATGAGTTTTGGTGATGactaaatgaatatttaattactataattctgatttctcgctagaaataacatcaaaagtgcaaaaagttagacagaaatatacatttacaagcTGACCACCAAATGCAACTTTCAGatgccatctttatttttttagctcAACCATCACGGAATGgaacgcacaggattgtgggatatcaaaggcagtgaaggatacatctatgctgccAAAATTCGATCAGAAGAAGGTACCTCTGGAGACAGGAAGTAAAGCAGAATTTGGATTCGTACGTGCTTTGATGCCTTCCCGCTTTGGAATGCTGCCTCCAAAGGCAGCATTTTAGAGATTTCGAACGCAGCCATATTCTTTTGTAACAGTAattatttactgtcactttttgataaatttttacatgagcccaaacttttgatgtTGTTTAGATAGAAAAAGGTAAACTCAGTTTTGTCTTTTGTTGACCTCCCTATTccgtgttttaaataaagaggCCACTGTCTATTTGTTAACACTGTTGAGACACTGCTGTCCATCTCGTCCCACTTGTTTCTAATTTATACGGTTAACTCGGCGAAGTCTGACCCCTCAATCTCACCCTCGTGCTCTGTGGTAATGGCAGATGGGGTGCTGGTGGCCATACAGGTGGAGGCGTTAGTCTCTATACTGGCGGCAGTCTCCGCACTGGTGACTGTCCCAGTGCTGGTGCTCTCTATGCTCCCAATGTGACCACAGCTGCCACAGTTTCCCCAGACGCATGGCAGAAATTGTGGCATATACTTGTAGAGCTCTTTGCAGCGTAGGCCGAACACCACGGGGCTCAGGGACTGCGCAAAACTGAAGAGGATAAAAATCGACACTGCTACGGGGAGCGCCTCCTGATGCCGGGAGATGATGATGAGAGAGGGAAGAATGTGGAGGCTCATCTGAAGGCTGTGGATGAGAATGGTGCGGCGGCCTTTACTGTTGGATTGTGTGAAATGGCCAGCACGTCTGCCTTCCAGGTAAATCGCCACGTAGCTTATGATAATAAGCACCACCAGCAATAACAGCAATGCTAAAGCGCTGGCGATGCATGCGGTGCCCTCCAAAGCAGTGGAGCACTCGGTGTCCAGTCCAACCACGTAGTCCCACGGAAAGCGTACACAGGCTAGGACGGTAAACACTACGGGGTTGAGCAGGGCGAGAATGCAAGCCACCAATGCGACCCAGCGGTACAAGCACTGGACCAAAATGGGGTAGCGGAGTGGCATGCAAATGGACAGACAAGTGCTGACAGACATCAGTGTGAGGGTGATCATCAAACCTCGTGCCATCACCACCTGCAGGTCGAAGAGGATCCAACATGTGATTCGAGAGATTGGCCAACGTAGCCTGCGAAGAGTGTGTACAACTGCGCCCATAATGTTGAAGCCTGTCACACAAATGCAGTGCTGACACAATAAGATGTAGCGAGGGTTCTGACGCAGCTCCTGGTTGTTACGCACTGTCGCTATGATGAGGCAGGTAAAGAGACCAGTGACAATGAATGCTCCAAAGTGGACAAATGCTTTTATGGTCTCCAAAAGCCTATTGGTGTCAGCTTGATTGGAGCTGGTCActtgagaaaatgaaaaaatcaGAAACAACGATATGAGATTGAGAATAGAGAGTCACAAAAAATTATTGAGTTACATAATAGAAATCAAATCTGACAATTTTTACAGCACTAATGAATCTACACGAGCAGATGATCATGTTATTTTCAAGAAAACACTAGAAATCTGACCAATACAACTTTTTGGACAACATTTTACAGTTAAGTGTGAGAAAACTAGAAATCCACTCACCTGTTTGAAGCACAAAAGCCAAATCCATCAGATCACTGGTGTTGGTCATTTTTGATCTGTCACTTGTTACAGGAGCTTGATTAATAAATTGTTCAATCTCAGAATCACCTTCTTCCTCAGCTTGTTTAGAGCCAAAATGAACAACTTTGCCTTTCAGTATCCTTCCCTGTGATCTTTGTCATGCTTATTCACAGATGCAGATAATCCGAGTGATTCTCACCTGCAGCCAGAGGTCTATTCACAGCATCTCAGGTTCCCAACATCCCCCCACGCATGGTCTTTTCCTGTGTTGTGACACAATGCCACGCAACAGTAATATACTGAGCGTATGAGGGGTGTGTTTTAACAACATGCTCATAAATAACTCTTTAAAACGTTATTTCAAATTATCAAGGAGAGCTGAGGTGATAAATTGGCACTTCTCCAATGGCTGAGAATATTTGAGATACGATTGGTGTTGACAGGTTTAATGACTGCTAAAGCTAATTCTGGATTGCCATGGTTATCTGGTTATGGTTCAAAGGAATCCAGCAACAGATGAGCTGTGAAAtaattaattggattttttttttggaaacttgGCTAAATAGTTCTTTTTATTCCAGTGTTTTTACTAataattgaaatatttgaatatactgtagaatatattattgaaatgtgctatttattttaatgaacaaaaCAGGACTGTTTTTGCAACAACATTTTCTACATTTTAGGTTTCTATTCACAAAAATTGGCATCCGACAGGAACTGTTGGAACTGTGGAAGTTATGTTTGGTAAAGTAGAGAAAACACATGCTGGCATAATCTCAGTCTTTGGATATGTATTATAATAACCTCAAAGACTGCAATGATTATGCCAGAAAATGAGCTATTATGAGTTTGTTTTACAATTGTGAAATGCAGCGTAAATATATCTCACCTAAAACTGGTTCTTtggctcaaaaacatttttgatttctGTCTGTCAGTTGTACAACAAAGTCAGTGTGTGCACACTATCTGCAAGAGTGAATCAGACTTAATCAGACTTAAAAAAGGCTTTGCAAAGAGTTTTCAATCGTTTACTCCAAAGGTACTGAAGAGGGACTTGGCTCGTTTTTATCCTCGCAGGGCTGATTCTCCTTCTGCTTCCGGCGACTAATCTGCATCTGCAGCTGCAGCTTGTTGGTGAAGAAAATTGTCCTCCAGCCAACCTCCTCAGCTAAAGCCTCCACTGTTGGTGTCACAGTGTCACAATGCTTCCTCACTGTCTGCTCCCAGAACTCCTCAGAGTTACAAAGCTGGAGAGAAAAACCCCACAACTGAGTTAACAGACAGCGTAGAACCTTTACATGTAACCATTAACACACAGCAACctcaaaaagtaatttaaaaattgtaataatgtaaaaaagttaacatttcatgtgaaatgttttgcttgaaaattttatttaaaataaaagccatTTGGATTTGTTCAACGACACTTTTAACAGCAAAGGGATTACAATAGGCCTTACCTCTTTAAACCTACGGCAGGTGCGTGAAACGACTGAAATGTCTTCAAGGTCCAGATGTTCCATGATGTTGAAAAGTAAAGCATTGGGGAGACGGACAATGTAATCATAGTGGCCCTGGCATAAATTTTGGGAGTATTGCAAGATGTGAGGACCAAATACCATGCCCACTTGATCTGGATGAGACAGATCAGATTGTTCATCGAATGAGCCACAGTTTACACACTTCATTTgaaatttagcttaaaaatatGAAGTGTATTACAAGTCTGGAATAGTAAGAAGCACAATAATACTAACACTGACTGAATAACTCACTTTGGAGACGATTGTCTTCTAAAAAGTCTTCATGTGATTCTCTCAGTTGTCCTGGTGGTGTGTTCCTGCAGTCTGATCTCAAAGATATCTTCCACCAGCTCCAAATTACCTGCAGTGAAGGatgtaattataattatgaCTGTAATTATGATAAATAATATCTAACAATAAAGATCTGAAAGTTCTTTTTTTCAGGATCTTCAGTAAAATCAAATAGTGTCTCTACGTAAAATATCTCTAACATCTCAACGTTTACATTTCAGTGTGATCATTAAAGCCAGTAAAATCTACAATCCCAGACCTGATGAAGACACACATGCATTAATCTATACCAACCAATTTGGTAACATTTGTGACAATTTAGCATTGCGTTTGGAAGGTCTAACGTTAGAACAGAAGAGATAAACAAACAGCAAACTTTGGTCATGTAGCTGCCGCTAACTTATAATATAAACTCGACAAACCTGAGATTTTGTTATTGCAAAGTGGAAATAGTCCTTCATGGGTGCAGGACCTTGTCCACTGACCTCAAACAGAGTTTCTCCCAGTAAGCTCGCCATTCCCGGATACAGTTGACGCGTTACCAGGACAACAGTCTCCACAGCGTGCGACAGCTCCAGAGGGAATTATTAGCGTGACTGCACACTCATCCTCGACATATTCAGAGATCACATTCTGTCGTTGGCTGGATGCCGCCTGTTCTTATTTATTGTTTGGACGGACGCTTTTCTCTTTATTAGACGAATGGTCGTGTCTTCACGAAAGCTGCGTTAAAGTCTAATGTGTTCGCCCTCCGTCGGGAGCACGGTTTTGGCGTCGCTTATATCAGGCAATGGTCATCTGTCCATCTGAAACATTACACTGTGTTATACATTATGTTCTAGTTAGCTAATGGGTTCTGCTCATCGGTCATAGTTCCTACATACCAACGTTACCTAGATTTGTCATTATAGCAAAGCATATCTGAATACTCAAGACTacataaatgcaatattttgaaggctttgtttttttctcttttctgcgaaattcccttttttttttaagtgtagatgtgaacaattaaaatgtgaaaaaataaaagggtttgaATATATCGAATTTATATTGAATataatgaatttgaatttaCGATTCTACTGtttaaaccataaaaaaataaccAGTCATCATTCATCTTtgttatcaaaaaataaaatggatgatTTTATCTGGCAGCTTTTAACAGAATAAGTGTAGAAATCATGCACCTTTGATCATAGGTAAATGCGTTAATTAACATGTTCCATAGAACATTTGATGACTGTTCATGCAAGAACAGAAGGGTTTAAGTAattgatgaaaaaaaagaacaggTGTCACTCAGTCTGTGGGTGTCAATTTGTTTCATTAGCTCCATATGCTTTTTATTTGCTCCAGTAatgttagttttaattttaatgtgtaaaCGCAGCCTAAGATGAATCTGATTTTTCAGCATTAAATCTTTTTCTCTTCTTTGCTATCATTTATGATCCTATTTGAAATTACACTGCCAGCTAAAAGATTAGAACAATTAATTTAGAAAATTTAATGTCACTAAAAAATGTCACTAATGCTCACCTCTgcattacttaaaaataaaaacagtaatattgtgaaatattattacaatttaaaattccattttctattttaaatgtattttaaaacataatttattcctgtctggcaaagctgaattttcagcagccattactccagtcttctgtgtgacattttattataaatgttaaaaacagtggTGCTGCCAAAGAGTTTTGTAAAACCTTTTTCGTTCAAAACCACACaacaatttcttaaatattccaaacttttgtCCAGCAGTGTAGGGTGGGAGATATTAACATTGTAACCATGCATATCATTTAGAACAACCTAAAAACTCAAGCAATTTTCAgtgaagtacagtaaaaacCCACACACAAACAGATGCATGTAACACAgtagttaaaaatcatttaatattttatacatatatttatatatgtacacaTTAACTTGTATACCTGTAATGTCAAAAATCCATCGACGGAGATCACCGCAGGTCAGACCTGCCAATTTCCCAAGGTGCAGCTATAGAGACCCAGAGAGGAGATCATAGAAAAGCGAAATCTACCACTTACATCTACTTCGGTCCTTTTGTGCTGTAGACACCTACTTTATCTACATAGCCGCTTGTGCTGAGCTCCTCTGCCCTTACAGTAGGTGTCAGGTTTTAATCCAAACCATGTTTTCTTACCTCCTTGAGGCGATTAGTGGCATCTATTCCTCACAATGTGTTTTGGCCTCAACAGAACGAAACATTTCTGCAAGAGCAGGTGCGAAGGACAAACTGAAGTTGTTTGTACAGCTAAATCACAGCATCCCTAGACACCATTGTGTTCTGCTGTCCTGTCACAGTTTCTCTTTGtgaataacatgtttttaaaaggatTACAAATGCTGATATGCACAAGGAGCTTACTTTCTaggcataaaacattacttattgagTCGAAGGCATAAATGAGGAGGGACAATCGTGGAGTTTTGTCCAGAATACACAGATGGGTGGGGAAGACCGTCACCTGCGTATCCACAGCTCTTTCTCTAGAAATGTCGAAGACTCAGTGCAGTAAATACAAAATCTGAATACTTTCAGATTCTTGAAGATAATGTTTTAGAGCATTGGTGATGTGGAATGTGTGCATGACGCTGCTGAGATGTGGCGTAAAAAGCGCTTTAAAGAAAGGGGTTTGTGGAGGAACTTCCTGTGGGGTACGGTCCCGCCGGACCTCCGCCCTGAAGAGAagaagacaagacaagacaagacaatgTAACCATCAGAGCTGATGAAGAAACATTGTTCTGAAGGTGTAATTCATAGCGTCAGTCCTCCAGCACATTAGAAGTACTGTTACTTTTCAAAGCTAATTCGACTTTGCCAGGATTGGAATTGGGAACCACTGCATTAAGCATCTTCAATGCAGCCTAATATCAGAAAAGAGTCAGCCATTAACGCATTAAAAGTGCACTCAGTAGTTTGGTGCTAATTTAAAGTAtttcaaacattaataaataaattgtcttTTTGTGAAGTGTCAAATGACAATTTAATGTGTCAATTTTTTTGTTGTACTCATAATAGTTTtctacaattattttaattaattatgttaTAGGGCTGCCACTAATGATTTTGATCTGTTGATTATGTAAATCTGTGTTATTATGTCTTCAATTAATCGGGGTAAATTATTCTACTGCCTGCCCAATGTTGACCTACAAACAATGTGCAAATTGAaggacaaatgaaaacaaatatagtgAATGGATCTGTCACAAACATTACGTTCGAAAATTAGACAGGCAGACAAAGACAACAAACGAGTGGAAATATGGCTATGGCATACACAAGGTGGTAAGACACCCAAGTCACTTCTCTTTTGTTCATCAAGTAAGAGAATTAATTATTGTGtattcatataataataatagcatcgCTAATAGAATCGCTATTACTACTGAATGTACCTTAATTTGTGGAATGTGGGACTCAAGAATTTGACTAATGTTTTCAGCAACACAAATGGTAATTCACTTAAAACAGAGGCAACAAAATGACATCTAAAAAGTGCAGTGAAGATTAAAGTGTTGAGGTTGTTTACTTTGCAGTTACTTTTGAGACAACATTGTTACAATGTTGCATTTATAAGgcaaaattaaaaaactaaCCTAATATGCGTGCGCTGTCTGTGTTCCAGGGTTTAGTTCACAGAAGCATTTTTGAACTTCAAGATTACTTTTGTCTCCTTTTGGTTAATCACCATTATTTCTGCTTTtcagttttaaacaaaaatagagttttcttatttttccaattaatttctttattctttaatttttcctttattttaggTTAGTAACTATAGATTATTTTTAACACCGCTCTTACAAGTTTtagaacacaaacacaacaactCCCAGCTccctaaacaaaaaaaagttatcatCAAAACTACAGCTGAGGTAACAAGAAAACCTTACTTTATATTGGGaggcctttaaaggggtcatgaactgagaaatcaaaattcaaaaatcttttgacatataaggggtcattgtgctataaaaacatgctgtaagtttcagaaatcaaaactttgtcagtagtctaaaaacagcttatattgaaggcagtctgccaaaaACGACAGCTTTTGGAAAGTGCCACTCTATCATctaatagtgtggctaaaccccgcctccgcagaagatgatcaacgcctgcttctatatcactgcctgtttagcccagCTCACCGATCCATGCACATAGTGGGTAAATGACAAGAGAGGCAAACGcaggtctacgcagaaaccaaaTGACAAAGATGTTCTGAATACAAGACGCTGTGCAGTGCCAGgttgtggaaaaacagtctttgcattgATTTCCTTCTGATCTACAATCCGccacgcctattcaaacagagcgctCCGAAGAGGGGCGTCAAATCAGGACAggaaatagcctattacttctaaaatatgatgttttttaatgtaaaaatattgacGACATTATAAGTGGAGATCAGAGTACACAGtacacaataaaaaacaaaggcagttcatgacccctttaaatattatattggaTTATGGGGggtctttaaatattttgttggcCTATGAGGGGCCTTTGAATATTGTGTTGGATTATGGGGGACCTTGAGTccaaaaggttgagaaccaccaTTTTAAAGCAATGAATAAAGAATGTCTATCATAGAGAGTGACGTGACATGCTCGTGAGCCTGGTCGCACTTGAGTGGAGCTCCGTACGTTTGGCCCctttttggagattttttttcatttattttaagttttattcattaataatactTTCCCTGATGGCATACAATCGGAAATGGCAGGAGTTGTCTCCGTTGGCTTCCCTATAGGGCGACCCTATGGGCTTTTTGAAAAGATCGCTGCCGACGTG
This portion of the Onychostoma macrolepis isolate SWU-2019 chromosome 02, ASM1243209v1, whole genome shotgun sequence genome encodes:
- the fbxo36b gene encoding F-box only protein 36b isoform X1; the encoded protein is MASLLGETLFEVSGQGPAPMKDYFHFAITKSQVIWSWWKISLRSDCRNTPPGQLRESHEDFLEDNRLQNQVGMVFGPHILQYSQNLCQGHYDYIVRLPNALLFNIMEHLDLEDISVVSRTCRRFKELCNSEEFWEQTVRKHCDTVTPTVEALAEEVGWRTIFFTNKLQLQMQISRRKQKENQPCEDKNEPSPSSVPLE
- the LOC131529515 gene encoding olfactory receptor 2T2; this translates as MTNTSDLMDLAFVLQTVTSSNQADTNRLLETIKAFVHFGAFIVTGLFTCLIIATVRNNQELRQNPRYILLCQHCICVTGFNIMGAVVHTLRRLRWPISRITCWILFDLQVVMARGLMITLTLMSVSTCLSICMPLRYPILVQCLYRWVALVACILALLNPVVFTVLACVRFPWDYVVGLDTECSTALEGTACIASALALLLLLVVLIIISYVAIYLEGRRAGHFTQSNSKGRRTILIHSLQMSLHILPSLIIISRHQEALPVAVSIFILFSFAQSLSPVVFGLRCKELYKYMPQFLPCVWGNCGSCGHIGSIESTSTGTVTSAETAASIETNASTCMATSTPSAITTEHEGEIEGSDFAELTV
- the fbxo36b gene encoding F-box only protein 36b isoform X2, which codes for MASLLGETLFEVIWSWWKISLRSDCRNTPPGQLRESHEDFLEDNRLQNQVGMVFGPHILQYSQNLCQGHYDYIVRLPNALLFNIMEHLDLEDISVVSRTCRRFKELCNSEEFWEQTVRKHCDTVTPTVEALAEEVGWRTIFFTNKLQLQMQISRRKQKENQPCEDKNEPSPSSVPLE